In Streptomyces seoulensis, the following are encoded in one genomic region:
- a CDS encoding TOBE domain-containing protein → MSMSMRNQLPGTVTAVHPGEVMATVKIRLAGGQQLTAAITEEATKELRLAEGTPVHALVKATEVSLATEPVDHISIRNQLAGTISEITMGTAMASVKVAVPGAEVTSAITHESAAELKLAEGDSVVALIKSTEVSLATA, encoded by the coding sequence ATGAGCATGAGCATGCGCAACCAGCTTCCCGGCACCGTCACGGCGGTCCATCCCGGCGAGGTCATGGCGACGGTCAAGATCCGGCTGGCCGGCGGTCAGCAGCTGACCGCGGCCATCACCGAGGAGGCCACGAAGGAACTCCGGCTGGCCGAGGGCACCCCCGTGCACGCCCTGGTGAAGGCGACCGAGGTGTCCCTGGCCACCGAGCCGGTCGACCACATCTCGATCCGCAACCAGCTCGCGGGCACGATCAGCGAGATCACCATGGGCACGGCGATGGCCTCGGTGAAGGTCGCGGTGCCGGGCGCGGAGGTCACGTCGGCCATCACCCACGAGTCGGCGGCCGAACTGAAGCTGGCGGAGGGCGACTCCGTGGTGGCGCTGATCAAGTCCACCGAGGTCTCGCTGGCCACGGCCTGA
- a CDS encoding TOBE domain-containing protein, whose translation MQSYTIGQAARLLGVSPDTARRWADAGRMATHRDESGRRLIAGQDLAAFSVELAQGGGTAEEETSVTSVRNAFPGIVTAIKLGDVAAQVEIQAGPHRLVSLLTREAVDELGLEVGMEATARVKSTNVHIDRY comes from the coding sequence ATGCAGTCCTACACGATCGGCCAGGCAGCCCGGCTCCTCGGCGTGAGCCCCGACACCGCCCGCCGCTGGGCCGACGCCGGCCGGATGGCCACCCACCGGGACGAGTCCGGGCGGCGGCTGATCGCCGGCCAGGACCTGGCCGCGTTCTCCGTCGAGCTGGCCCAGGGGGGCGGGACGGCAGAGGAGGAGACGTCGGTCACCTCCGTGCGCAACGCGTTCCCCGGCATCGTCACCGCCATCAAGCTCGGCGACGTGGCCGCCCAGGTGGAGATCCAGGCGGGGCCGCACCGGCTGGTCTCGCTGCTGACCCGCGAGGCGGTCGACGAACTCGGCCTTGAGGTCGGCATGGAGGCCACCGCGCGCGTGAAGTCGACCAACGTGCACATCGACCGCTACTGA
- a CDS encoding APC family permease, translating to MATTEHPPSRLRGWMLQGLSDMGKRGGLTGPHAEPKPPHQGQRWWRVMCLTGVDYFSTLGYQPGIAALAAGLLSPLATIVLIVVTLAGALPVYRRVAQESPHGQGSIAMLERLLSFWKGKLFVLTLLGFAATDFLITITLSAADASTHLVENPHLTSTLGGHQMLITLILVALLGAVFLKGFLEAMGVAVALVGIYLALNVVVVITGLWHVLTAEHVVTDWADALTVQHGNVFVMIGVALIVFPKLALGLSGFETGVAVMPHVQGEDGDTEERPAGRIRDTKKLLTTAAVIMSCFLITTSFITTLLIPAAEFKPGGQANGRALAFLAHEYLGNAFGTVYDVSTIAILWFAGASAMAGLLNLMPRYLPRYGMAPHWARAVRPMVIVFILIAFLVTWLFDANVDKQGGAYATGVLVLISSAAIAVTIAARKAGQRGWTIGFGVISAVFLYTTVANVIERPDGVKIGACFIAGIMLVSLLSRLARSFELRVTSVAMDPMAERFVRDMASRKIRFIANEPDNRDRAEYRDKIEQIRTDNDMPEQEDFVFVEVTVGDPSEFETCLTVRGEVLHNRYRVLTVESSSIPNGLAALLLHVRDLTGRTPHIFFEWTEGNPFANFLRFFLFGQGEVAPVTREVLREAEPDRARRPRVHTG from the coding sequence ATGGCCACGACCGAGCACCCTCCCAGCCGTCTGCGCGGCTGGATGCTGCAGGGGCTCTCCGACATGGGCAAGCGGGGTGGTCTGACCGGTCCGCACGCCGAGCCGAAACCCCCGCACCAGGGCCAGCGCTGGTGGCGGGTGATGTGCCTGACCGGTGTCGACTACTTCTCCACCCTCGGCTACCAGCCCGGCATCGCGGCCCTGGCGGCCGGTCTGCTCTCCCCGCTGGCGACCATCGTGCTGATCGTCGTCACCCTGGCGGGCGCCCTCCCGGTGTACCGGCGGGTGGCGCAGGAGAGCCCGCACGGGCAGGGCTCGATCGCCATGCTGGAGCGGCTGCTGTCCTTCTGGAAGGGCAAGCTGTTCGTGCTGACCCTGCTGGGGTTCGCGGCCACCGACTTCCTGATCACCATCACCCTCTCCGCCGCCGACGCCTCCACCCACCTGGTGGAGAACCCGCATCTGACCAGCACACTGGGCGGCCACCAGATGCTCATCACGCTGATCCTGGTGGCGCTGCTCGGCGCGGTCTTCCTCAAGGGCTTCCTGGAGGCCATGGGCGTCGCGGTCGCCCTGGTCGGCATCTACCTCGCGCTCAACGTCGTCGTGGTGATCACCGGTCTGTGGCACGTGCTGACCGCCGAGCACGTGGTCACCGACTGGGCCGACGCCCTGACGGTCCAGCACGGCAACGTCTTCGTGATGATCGGCGTGGCCCTGATCGTCTTCCCCAAGCTCGCCCTCGGCCTGTCCGGCTTCGAGACCGGGGTCGCCGTGATGCCGCACGTCCAGGGCGAGGACGGGGACACCGAGGAACGCCCGGCGGGCCGTATCCGGGACACCAAGAAGCTGCTCACCACCGCCGCCGTGATCATGAGCTGCTTCCTGATCACCACCAGCTTCATCACCACGCTGCTCATCCCGGCCGCCGAGTTCAAGCCCGGCGGCCAGGCCAACGGCCGCGCTCTCGCCTTCCTCGCCCACGAATACCTGGGCAACGCCTTCGGCACGGTGTACGACGTCTCGACCATCGCCATCCTGTGGTTCGCGGGCGCCTCCGCCATGGCCGGCCTGCTCAACCTGATGCCCCGCTACCTCCCCCGGTACGGCATGGCCCCGCACTGGGCCCGCGCGGTGCGGCCGATGGTCATCGTCTTCATCCTGATCGCCTTCCTGGTCACCTGGCTGTTCGACGCCAACGTGGACAAGCAGGGCGGTGCCTACGCGACCGGTGTGCTGGTGCTGATCAGCTCGGCCGCCATCGCGGTGACCATCGCCGCCCGCAAGGCCGGCCAGCGCGGCTGGACCATCGGCTTCGGCGTCATCTCCGCCGTGTTCCTGTACACCACGGTCGCCAACGTCATCGAGCGCCCGGACGGCGTGAAGATCGGCGCCTGCTTCATCGCGGGCATCATGCTGGTCTCGCTGCTCTCCCGGCTGGCCCGCTCCTTCGAGCTGCGGGTGACCAGCGTGGCGATGGACCCGATGGCGGAACGGTTCGTCCGGGACATGGCCAGCCGGAAGATCCGGTTCATCGCCAACGAGCCCGACAACCGCGACCGGGCCGAGTACCGCGACAAGATCGAGCAGATCCGTACCGACAACGACATGCCCGAGCAGGAGGACTTCGTCTTCGTCGAGGTCACGGTGGGCGACCCCTCGGAGTTCGAGACGTGTCTGACGGTGCGCGGCGAGGTGCTGCACAACCGCTACCGGGTGCTGACGGTGGAGTCCTCCTCCATCCCCAACGGTCTCGCCGCCCTGCTGCTGCACGTACGGGACCTGACCGGGCGTACGCCGCACATCTTCTTCGAGTGGACCGAGGGCAACCCGTTCGCCAACTTCCTGCGCTTCTTCCTCTTCGGCCAGGGCGAGGTCGCCCCGGTCACCCGCGAGGTGCTGCGCGAGGCGGAGCCGGACCGGGCCCGCCGCCCCCGCGTGCACACCGGTTGA
- the gcvP gene encoding aminomethyl-transferring glycine dehydrogenase, which produces MTAPRIPLAELEAGIPFEQRHIGPDQEAQAKMLAQVGYGSLDELTAAAVPDVIKNADALDLPGARTEAEVIAELRGLADHNQVLGSMIGLGYHGTFTPPVILRNVMENPAWYTAYTPYQPEISQGRLEALLNFQTMVADLTGLPTSGASLLDEGTAAAEAMALSRRMGKNKKGLFLVDADTLPQTIAVIETRAEPAGVEVVVADLSDGIPADIAERDITGVLLQYPGASGAVRDLKPVVEQAHGLGALVTVAADLLALTLLTSPGELGADIAIGTTQRFGVPMGFGGPHAGYMAVHEKFARSLPGRLVGVSVDADGHRAYRLALQTREQHIRREKATSNICTAQVLLAVMAGMYAVYHGPDGLRTIARRTHRYATILAGGLRAGGVEIVHGAYFDTLTARVPGRAADVVAAAREGGVNLRLVDADHVSLACDETTNRAQVEAVFAAFGVEGDIVALDGSAEDTLPEALLRTDDYLTHPVFHEHRSETAMLRYLRKLSDRDYALDRGMIPLGSCTMKLNATTEMEPVTWPEFGALHPFAPAEQAEGYLTLIRELEDRLAEVTGYDKVSLQPNAGSQGELAGLLAVRAYHRANGDAQRTVCLIPSSAHGTNAASAVMAGMKVVVVKTAGDGEIDVEDLRAKIEQHRDELSVLMITYPSTHGVFEEHVADICAQVHDAGGQVYVDGANLNALVGLAKPGHFGGDVSHLNLHKTFCIPHGGGGPGVGPVGVRAHLAPYLPNHPMQPAAGPETGVGPISAAPWGSAGILPISWAYVRLMGGEGLKRATQVAVLSANYIAKRLEPHFPVLYTGPGGLVAHECIIDLRPLTKATGVSVDDVAKRLIDYGFHAPTMSFPVAGTLMIEPTESEDLGELDRFCDAMIAIRAEIEKVASGVWPAEDNPLRGAPHTAAALGGDWTHAYSREEAVFPAGVSAADKYWPPVRRIDQAFGDRNLVCSCPPLDAYED; this is translated from the coding sequence ATGACCGCCCCTCGCATTCCGCTCGCCGAACTCGAAGCAGGCATCCCCTTCGAGCAGCGCCACATCGGGCCCGACCAGGAGGCGCAGGCCAAGATGCTCGCGCAGGTCGGCTACGGCTCCCTGGACGAGCTGACCGCCGCCGCGGTGCCGGACGTGATCAAGAACGCCGACGCGCTCGACCTGCCCGGTGCCCGCACCGAGGCCGAGGTGATCGCCGAGCTGCGCGGTCTCGCCGACCACAACCAGGTCCTCGGCTCCATGATCGGCCTGGGCTACCACGGCACCTTCACCCCGCCGGTCATCCTGCGCAACGTCATGGAGAACCCCGCCTGGTACACGGCCTACACGCCGTACCAGCCGGAGATCTCCCAGGGCCGGCTGGAGGCCCTGCTGAACTTCCAGACCATGGTCGCCGACCTCACCGGGCTGCCCACCTCCGGTGCCTCCCTGCTGGACGAGGGGACCGCCGCCGCCGAGGCGATGGCGCTGTCCCGGCGCATGGGCAAGAACAAGAAGGGCCTCTTCCTGGTCGACGCGGACACCCTGCCGCAGACCATCGCCGTCATCGAGACCCGTGCCGAGCCGGCCGGTGTCGAGGTCGTCGTCGCCGACCTGAGCGACGGCATCCCGGCGGACATCGCCGAGCGCGACATCACCGGCGTCCTGCTCCAGTACCCCGGCGCCTCCGGTGCCGTGCGCGACCTGAAGCCGGTCGTCGAGCAGGCGCACGGTCTCGGCGCCCTCGTCACCGTCGCCGCCGACCTGCTCGCGCTCACCCTGCTCACCTCGCCCGGCGAGCTGGGCGCGGACATCGCCATCGGCACCACCCAGCGCTTCGGCGTCCCCATGGGCTTCGGCGGGCCGCACGCCGGCTACATGGCGGTGCACGAGAAGTTCGCCCGCAGCCTGCCCGGCCGCCTGGTCGGCGTGTCCGTCGACGCCGACGGGCACCGCGCCTACCGCCTCGCGCTCCAGACCCGCGAGCAGCACATCCGCCGCGAGAAGGCCACCAGCAACATCTGCACCGCCCAGGTGCTGCTCGCCGTCATGGCCGGCATGTACGCCGTCTACCACGGCCCCGACGGCCTGCGCACCATCGCCCGCCGCACCCACCGCTACGCCACGATCCTCGCCGGGGGCCTGCGCGCCGGCGGTGTCGAGATCGTGCACGGCGCCTACTTCGACACGCTCACCGCACGCGTGCCCGGCAGGGCCGCCGATGTCGTCGCCGCCGCCCGCGAGGGCGGGGTCAACCTGCGCCTCGTCGACGCCGACCACGTCTCGCTGGCCTGCGACGAGACCACCAACCGCGCCCAGGTCGAGGCCGTCTTCGCCGCCTTCGGCGTCGAGGGCGACATCGTGGCGCTCGACGGGTCGGCCGAGGACACGCTCCCCGAGGCGCTGCTGCGCACCGACGACTACCTGACCCACCCCGTCTTCCACGAGCACCGCTCCGAGACGGCCATGCTGCGCTACCTGCGCAAGCTGTCCGACCGCGACTACGCACTCGACCGGGGCATGATCCCGCTCGGCTCCTGCACCATGAAGCTGAACGCGACCACCGAGATGGAGCCGGTCACCTGGCCCGAGTTCGGCGCGCTGCACCCCTTCGCCCCCGCCGAGCAGGCCGAGGGCTACCTCACCCTCATCCGCGAGCTGGAGGACCGGCTCGCCGAGGTCACCGGGTACGACAAGGTCTCCCTCCAGCCCAACGCCGGGTCCCAGGGCGAGCTGGCCGGACTCCTCGCCGTACGCGCCTACCACCGGGCCAACGGCGACGCGCAGCGCACGGTCTGCCTCATCCCGTCCTCCGCGCACGGCACCAACGCGGCGAGCGCGGTCATGGCCGGCATGAAGGTCGTCGTCGTGAAGACCGCCGGGGACGGCGAGATCGACGTCGAGGACCTGCGCGCCAAGATCGAGCAGCACCGGGACGAGCTGTCCGTGCTGATGATCACCTACCCGTCGACGCACGGCGTCTTCGAGGAGCACGTCGCCGACATCTGCGCCCAGGTGCACGACGCGGGCGGCCAGGTCTACGTGGACGGCGCCAACCTCAACGCCCTGGTGGGCCTCGCCAAGCCGGGCCACTTCGGCGGCGACGTCTCCCACCTGAACCTGCACAAGACGTTCTGCATCCCGCACGGCGGCGGCGGCCCCGGCGTCGGCCCGGTCGGCGTGCGCGCCCACCTGGCGCCGTACCTGCCCAACCACCCGATGCAGCCCGCGGCCGGTCCGGAGACGGGCGTCGGCCCGATCTCGGCGGCGCCCTGGGGCAGCGCGGGCATCCTGCCCATCTCCTGGGCGTACGTCCGCCTGATGGGCGGCGAGGGACTCAAGCGCGCCACCCAGGTGGCCGTGCTCTCCGCCAACTACATCGCCAAGCGCCTGGAGCCGCACTTCCCGGTGCTCTACACCGGCCCCGGCGGCCTGGTCGCGCACGAGTGCATCATCGACCTGCGTCCGCTGACCAAGGCGACCGGCGTCAGCGTGGACGACGTGGCCAAGCGCCTGATCGACTACGGCTTCCACGCGCCGACCATGTCCTTCCCGGTGGCCGGCACGCTGATGATCGAGCCGACCGAGTCCGAGGACCTGGGCGAGCTGGACCGGTTCTGCGACGCGATGATCGCCATCCGCGCGGAGATCGAGAAGGTCGCCTCCGGTGTCTGGCCGGCCGAGGACAACCCGCTGCGCGGCGCCCCGCACACCGCGGCCGCGCTGGGCGGCGACTGGACGCACGCGTACAGCCGCGAGGAGGCCGTCTTCCCGGCCGGTGTCTCGGCCGCCGACAAGTACTGGCCGCCGGTGCGCCGTATCGACCAGGCGTTCGGCGACCGCAACCTGGTCTGCTCCTGCCCGCCGCTGGACGCGTACGAGGACTGA
- a CDS encoding ABC transporter ATP-binding protein: protein MTDIDAPPALAKAADQQGLDARLVVDRGTFRLDVSLRAAPGDVVALLGPNGAGKTTALRALAGLVPLAEGHLRLDGTALERIPPEKRPVGVVFQDYLLFPHLTALDNVAFGPRCHGTGKAEARAQAATWLERMGLADHAGAKPRRLSGGQAQRVALARALATRPRLLLLDEPLAALDARTRLEVRSQLRRHLTEFEAVAVLVTHDPLDAMVLADRLVVVEHGQVVQEGMPTEIARHPRTDYIAQLVGLNLYRGEADGHAVRLEGGPSITTTEELSGPVFVAFPPVAVTLFRDRPTGASARNLWRCEVAGLETHGDQIRADLTGEIRLAADLTTAAAAELDLHTGAPVWATVKATQTHAYPA from the coding sequence ATGACCGACATCGACGCGCCCCCCGCCCTGGCGAAGGCGGCGGACCAACAGGGTCTCGACGCCCGTCTCGTGGTCGACCGGGGCACCTTCCGGCTGGACGTGTCCCTGCGCGCGGCCCCCGGTGACGTCGTCGCGCTGCTCGGCCCGAACGGCGCGGGCAAGACCACCGCGCTGCGCGCCCTCGCGGGCCTCGTCCCGCTCGCCGAGGGTCATCTGCGGCTGGACGGCACCGCGCTGGAGCGCATCCCGCCGGAGAAGCGCCCGGTCGGTGTGGTCTTCCAGGACTATCTCCTCTTCCCGCATCTGACCGCGCTGGACAACGTGGCCTTCGGGCCGCGCTGCCACGGCACCGGCAAGGCCGAGGCCCGCGCCCAGGCCGCCACCTGGCTGGAGCGGATGGGCCTGGCCGACCACGCGGGCGCCAAGCCCCGCCGGCTGTCCGGCGGTCAGGCCCAGCGGGTCGCGCTGGCCAGGGCGCTTGCCACCCGGCCCCGGCTGCTGCTCCTGGACGAGCCGCTCGCCGCGCTGGACGCCCGTACCCGCCTGGAGGTCCGCTCGCAGCTCAGGCGGCATCTCACGGAGTTCGAGGCGGTCGCCGTCCTGGTGACGCACGATCCGCTGGACGCGATGGTGCTCGCGGACCGGCTGGTGGTGGTCGAGCACGGCCAGGTGGTGCAGGAGGGCATGCCCACCGAGATCGCCCGGCATCCCCGTACCGACTACATCGCCCAGCTGGTCGGCCTCAACCTCTACCGCGGCGAGGCGGACGGGCACGCGGTACGGCTGGAGGGCGGGCCGTCGATCACCACCACCGAGGAACTGTCGGGGCCCGTGTTCGTGGCGTTCCCGCCGGTGGCCGTCACCCTGTTCCGGGACCGGCCGACCGGGGCGAGCGCCCGCAATCTGTGGCGCTGCGAGGTGGCCGGTCTGGAGACGCACGGCGACCAGATCCGCGCCGACCTGACCGGGGAGATCCGGCTCGCCGCCGACCTCACCACGGCGGCCGCCGCCGAGCTGGACCTGCACACCGGCGCACCGGTCTGGGCGACCGTCAAGGCGACGCAGACCCACGCATACCCGGCATAG
- a CDS encoding universal stress protein, producing the protein MSGYDAPLASRVVVGVSGSLGSVTVLRRATALAHRLAAELWPVLAWTPPGGDPTGRRSPVADPLTGEWQRLAEHRLTSLLDDLFGEVGPGLPLHAVIVRGTPGRALLAVADREDDLLVVGAGRRGLRRAFSGRVSRQCLAHARCPVLAVPPSPLESDLTAVHRRNAWHWRMDIRGL; encoded by the coding sequence ATGTCCGGTTACGACGCCCCCTTGGCCAGCCGGGTGGTCGTCGGTGTGAGCGGCTCCCTGGGCAGCGTCACGGTCCTGCGCCGGGCCACCGCGCTCGCCCACCGGCTCGCGGCCGAGCTGTGGCCGGTACTGGCCTGGACGCCGCCCGGCGGCGATCCGACCGGCCGGCGCTCCCCCGTCGCTGACCCGCTGACCGGGGAGTGGCAGCGGCTGGCGGAACACCGGCTGACCTCCCTGCTCGACGACCTCTTCGGCGAGGTGGGCCCCGGCCTCCCGCTGCACGCGGTGATCGTGCGCGGCACCCCGGGCCGGGCGCTGCTGGCGGTCGCGGACCGCGAGGACGACCTGCTGGTGGTCGGCGCGGGCCGCCGGGGGCTGCGCCGGGCCTTCTCCGGCCGGGTCTCCCGGCAGTGCCTCGCCCACGCGCGCTGCCCTGTGCTCGCGGTGCCGCCCTCCCCGCTGGAGTCCGACCTCACGGCCGTGCACCGGCGCAACGCCTGGCACTGGCGCATGGACATCCGCGGCCTCTGA
- a CDS encoding PRC-barrel domain-containing protein: protein MQIDIDPRSLIGRKAFDRAGTKIGTIDEVYLDDATGVPEWAAVRTGLFSRDAFVPLEPSELVDGALRVPFERALIRDAPDFGVGRHLSPEQELQLYHHYGLDVGPSARPTPDRDFGKLAGTEES from the coding sequence GTGCAGATTGACATCGATCCGCGCAGCCTGATCGGCCGCAAGGCGTTCGACCGCGCCGGCACCAAGATCGGCACCATAGACGAGGTGTACCTCGACGACGCGACCGGAGTCCCGGAGTGGGCGGCGGTGCGCACCGGCCTCTTCTCCCGCGACGCGTTCGTCCCGCTGGAGCCCAGCGAACTGGTCGACGGCGCCCTCCGCGTCCCCTTCGAGCGCGCCCTCATCAGGGACGCCCCCGACTTCGGCGTGGGCCGCCATCTCTCCCCCGAGCAGGAACTCCAGCTCTACCACCACTACGGGCTCGACGTGGGCCCCTCCGCCAGGCCGACCCCGGACCGCGACTTCGGCAAGCTCGCGGGCACCGAGGAGTCCTGA
- the modA gene encoding molybdate ABC transporter substrate-binding protein has translation MTRSARRTRRMLPLAGVGVAALLALSACSSSDGSTPAKADSSGSASPKLSGTVTVFAAASLKESFTTLGRQFEQQHPGTKVAFNFGGSDTLAASITSGAPADVFAAASPKTMAIVTDKKDTASAPSTFARNQLEIATLPGNPDKVASLKDLTDPELKVVLCDKTVPCGAAAQKVLDAGGIKVTPVSYEQDVKAALNKVELKEADASLVYKTDVKSAAGKVQGVEFPESKDAINDYPIAPLKNSKNADAAAAFIALVKSADGQKVLAQAGFLKP, from the coding sequence ATGACCCGTTCCGCACGCCGGACCCGCCGGATGCTGCCGCTGGCCGGTGTGGGAGTCGCCGCCCTGCTGGCCCTCAGCGCCTGCTCCAGCTCCGACGGATCGACGCCCGCCAAGGCCGACAGCTCCGGCTCCGCCTCCCCCAAGCTGTCCGGCACGGTCACCGTGTTCGCGGCCGCCTCCCTCAAGGAGAGCTTCACGACGCTGGGCAGGCAGTTCGAGCAGCAGCACCCCGGCACCAAGGTCGCCTTCAACTTCGGTGGCAGTGACACCCTCGCCGCCAGCATCACCAGCGGCGCCCCGGCCGACGTGTTCGCCGCCGCCAGCCCCAAGACCATGGCGATCGTCACCGACAAGAAGGACACGGCGAGCGCCCCGTCGACCTTCGCCCGCAACCAGCTCGAGATCGCCACCCTGCCGGGCAACCCCGACAAGGTCGCCTCGCTGAAGGACCTGACCGACCCCGAGCTCAAGGTCGTCCTCTGCGACAAGACCGTGCCGTGCGGCGCGGCCGCGCAGAAGGTGCTCGACGCCGGCGGCATCAAGGTCACCCCGGTCTCCTACGAGCAGGACGTCAAGGCCGCCCTGAACAAGGTGGAGCTGAAGGAGGCCGACGCGTCCCTCGTCTACAAGACCGACGTGAAGTCCGCCGCCGGCAAGGTCCAGGGCGTGGAGTTCCCCGAGTCCAAGGACGCGATCAACGACTACCCGATCGCCCCGCTGAAGAACTCGAAGAACGCCGACGCGGCCGCCGCCTTCATCGCACTGGTCAAGTCCGCCGACGGCCAGAAGGTGCTGGCCCAGGCCGGCTTCCTCAAGCCGTGA
- a CDS encoding DNA polymerase IV, which translates to MRNAPTILHLDMDAFFASVEQASKPSLRGKAVVVGGIGPRGVVATASYEARVFGVHSAMPTAQARRLAPNAAYLTPRFALYRSISDQVMALLRQLSPLVEPLSLDEAFVDLEAGDAARDEASAREAGARLRADIRAVTGLTGSVGLAASKMLAKIASERAKPDGLVLIEPGTERALLSPMPVRTLPGVGPATGDHLRRAGITTVLDLSEAGEDELVRLLGKAHGHALYAMALARDDRPVVAEREAKSVSVEDTYAVDIHDRLRIGLEVRRLADRCVRRLRGAGLSGRTIVLKVRRYDFSTLTRSETLRGPTDDPTVIREAAARLLDSVDTTGGVRLLGVGVSGLADYTQEDLFAQAAGEPAEETPEEGVPDFGPERPEPAAPEWRAGQDVRHPEYGHGWVQGSGLGRVTVRFETPLSAPGRVRTFRSDEAGLEPADPLPLVAQVEAAVEGETEDGMRG; encoded by the coding sequence GTGAGAAACGCGCCCACCATCCTCCATCTCGACATGGACGCCTTCTTCGCCTCGGTGGAGCAGGCGTCCAAGCCGAGCCTGCGCGGCAAGGCCGTGGTGGTGGGCGGGATCGGGCCGCGCGGAGTGGTGGCCACCGCGTCGTACGAGGCGCGGGTGTTCGGGGTGCACTCGGCGATGCCCACCGCGCAGGCCCGGCGGCTCGCGCCGAACGCCGCGTACCTCACGCCGCGTTTCGCGCTGTACCGGTCGATCAGCGACCAGGTGATGGCGCTGCTGCGGCAGTTGTCCCCGCTGGTGGAGCCGCTGAGCCTGGACGAGGCGTTCGTGGACCTGGAGGCCGGCGACGCCGCCCGGGACGAGGCGTCGGCGCGGGAGGCCGGGGCCCGGCTGCGCGCCGACATCCGGGCGGTCACGGGGCTGACCGGTTCGGTGGGGCTCGCCGCCTCCAAGATGCTGGCCAAGATCGCCTCGGAGCGGGCCAAGCCCGACGGCCTGGTCCTCATCGAACCCGGCACCGAGCGCGCCCTGCTGTCCCCGATGCCGGTGCGCACCCTGCCCGGTGTCGGCCCCGCCACCGGCGACCACCTGCGGCGCGCCGGGATCACCACCGTGCTGGACCTGTCCGAGGCGGGCGAGGACGAACTGGTCCGGCTGCTCGGCAAGGCCCACGGACACGCGCTGTACGCGATGGCGCTGGCCCGCGACGACCGGCCGGTGGTGGCCGAGCGCGAGGCCAAGTCGGTGTCGGTGGAGGACACCTACGCCGTCGACATCCACGACCGGCTCCGCATCGGCCTGGAGGTCCGCAGACTCGCCGACCGGTGTGTACGGCGGCTGCGCGGCGCCGGGCTCTCCGGGCGCACCATCGTCCTCAAGGTGCGGCGGTACGACTTCTCCACCCTGACCCGCTCCGAGACGCTCCGGGGCCCCACGGACGACCCCACGGTCATCCGGGAGGCGGCCGCGCGGCTGCTGGACTCCGTCGACACCACGGGCGGGGTGCGGCTGCTGGGCGTCGGCGTGTCGGGGCTCGCCGACTACACCCAGGAGGACCTGTTCGCCCAGGCGGCGGGGGAGCCGGCCGAGGAGACACCGGAGGAGGGCGTCCCCGACTTCGGCCCGGAGAGGCCCGAGCCCGCCGCGCCGGAGTGGCGGGCGGGCCAGGACGTGCGGCACCCGGAGTACGGGCACGGGTGGGTGCAGGGCAGCGGACTCGGGCGGGTCACCGTGCGGTTCGAGACCCCGCTCTCCGCGCCGGGCCGGGTACGGACGTTCCGGTCCGACGAGGCCGGGCTGGAACCGGCCGACCCGCTCCCGCTGGTGGCCCAGGTGGAGGCGGCCGTGGAAGGGGAGACGGAGGACGGGATGAGGGGCTGA
- the modB gene encoding molybdate ABC transporter permease subunit translates to MTELKQPAAARPGKGGPRRPRVRAARRGVPLPLLVPGLLAMAFLLVPLLALLVRAPWRSLPSQLASTEVWQALQLSLISATAATAVALVLGVPLAWLLARTEFPGRGLVRALVTLPLVLPPVVGGVALLLALGRNGIVGKSLDAWFGITLPFTTAGVVVAEAFVAMPFLVISVEGTLRAADPRYEEAATTLGASRFTAFRRVTLPLIAPGIAAGAVLAWARALGEFGATITFAGNFPGRTQTMPLAVYLALQNDPEAAIALSLILLAVSIAVLAGLRDRWMTGA, encoded by the coding sequence GTGACCGAGTTGAAGCAGCCCGCCGCGGCCCGTCCCGGCAAGGGCGGGCCGCGGCGCCCGCGTGTCCGCGCCGCCCGCCGCGGCGTGCCGCTGCCGCTGCTGGTGCCGGGCCTGCTCGCCATGGCGTTCCTGCTGGTGCCGCTGCTCGCCCTGCTGGTCCGCGCCCCCTGGCGCAGCCTGCCGTCCCAGCTGGCCAGCACCGAGGTCTGGCAGGCGCTCCAGCTCTCCCTGATCAGCGCGACCGCGGCCACCGCCGTCGCCCTGGTGCTCGGCGTGCCGCTGGCCTGGCTGCTGGCCCGTACGGAGTTCCCCGGCCGGGGCCTGGTGCGGGCGCTGGTGACCCTGCCGCTGGTGCTGCCCCCGGTCGTCGGCGGTGTCGCGCTGCTGCTGGCCCTGGGCCGCAACGGCATCGTCGGCAAGTCGCTGGACGCCTGGTTCGGGATCACCCTGCCGTTCACCACCGCCGGTGTGGTCGTCGCGGAGGCGTTCGTCGCCATGCCGTTCCTCGTCATCAGCGTCGAGGGCACCCTGCGCGCGGCCGACCCGCGCTACGAGGAGGCGGCCACCACGCTCGGCGCGTCCCGCTTCACCGCGTTCCGCCGGGTGACCCTGCCGCTGATCGCGCCCGGCATCGCCGCCGGCGCCGTGCTGGCGTGGGCCCGCGCGCTCGGTGAGTTCGGGGCCACGATCACCTTCGCGGGCAACTTCCCGGGCCGTACCCAGACCATGCCGCTCGCGGTCTACCTCGCCCTCCAGAACGACCCGGAGGCCGCCATCGCCCTCAGCCTGATCCTTCTGGCCGTGTCCATCGCGGTACTGGCGGGCCTGCGGGACCGGTGGATGACGGGAGCGTGA